A DNA window from Luteolibacter luteus contains the following coding sequences:
- a CDS encoding type II secretion system protein gives MKAATPMRSSKRKGFSLLELTVVIAVLLSLTTILILGARAWKNGADRTACLMNIRNVQLAVRSYQNLYGYTAGGMPYAEGGSQDIGTHLFAKGYIDLQTYGEIHGTSPCAGGGLYECAQPDVFPMEGRLYISCSLESQDNHSLPPAADW, from the coding sequence ATGAAAGCCGCTACCCCCATGCGGTCTTCGAAAAGGAAAGGCTTCTCACTGCTGGAACTCACCGTGGTGATTGCTGTCCTCCTCTCGTTGACTACCATTCTTATCCTCGGAGCCCGCGCCTGGAAGAACGGTGCTGACCGCACCGCCTGCCTGATGAACATCCGCAATGTGCAGCTTGCCGTGCGCTCCTACCAAAATCTCTACGGCTACACTGCCGGCGGGATGCCCTACGCCGAGGGTGGGTCCCAGGACATCGGCACCCACCTCTTTGCCAAGGGCTACATCGATCTCCAGACCTACGGCGAGATCCATGGCACTTCGCCATGCGCCGGTGGCGGTCTCTACGAATGTGCCCAACCTGATGTCTTCCCCATGGAAGGCAGGCTCTACATCAGTTGCTCGCTGGAGTCTCAGGACAATCACTCCCTTCCTCCCGCTGCCGATTGGTAA
- a CDS encoding amidohydrolase family protein encodes MRIDCHVHIVGTGTGGTGCWYRPKGLTRVGEPFLVRAVGLTTRDLHGTDFDRLYVDQLLGMVRGSSLIDRAMLLAHELPHKEDGTPVPELSSLYVPNDYVLKLAQDHPEFLAGVSIHPARKDAMEELEKCLAGGAAALKCLPNVQGIDWNLPRYTAFLERMAEAKLPLLAHTGSERTMPVMDHALASPKVLTRALEIGVTCIAAHAGTGMILLDPDYFDVFAAMLAKYPNLYGDNSALAGLSFRLRPSALRGLVSAEMEGRILHGSDLPVPSSGLLAWAFGMLPWKDFRAASAIPNPLERDARLKQMLGFGEESFLRAAGVLRVA; translated from the coding sequence ATGCGCATCGATTGCCACGTCCATATTGTTGGCACGGGAACGGGTGGTACCGGTTGCTGGTATCGTCCCAAGGGTCTCACCCGCGTCGGTGAGCCCTTCCTCGTGCGGGCGGTCGGCTTGACCACGCGCGACCTGCATGGCACGGACTTCGATCGCCTTTACGTCGATCAGCTGTTAGGGATGGTGAGGGGATCTTCCCTCATCGACCGAGCGATGCTCCTTGCCCACGAGCTTCCGCATAAGGAAGACGGCACACCCGTTCCCGAGCTCTCCTCGCTTTACGTGCCGAATGACTACGTGTTGAAGCTGGCACAAGATCATCCCGAGTTCCTTGCAGGAGTTTCCATCCATCCGGCGCGAAAGGATGCGATGGAAGAATTGGAGAAGTGCCTGGCAGGCGGAGCTGCAGCCCTCAAGTGCCTGCCGAATGTGCAAGGCATCGACTGGAATCTTCCGCGCTACACCGCTTTCCTCGAGCGCATGGCGGAGGCGAAGCTGCCGCTGCTCGCGCACACCGGCAGCGAGCGCACCATGCCCGTGATGGATCATGCGCTGGCTTCACCGAAGGTGCTCACGCGTGCCTTGGAGATCGGTGTTACCTGCATCGCCGCGCATGCCGGTACCGGCATGATCCTGCTCGACCCGGATTACTTCGATGTGTTCGCCGCGATGCTCGCGAAGTATCCGAATCTTTACGGGGACAACAGTGCGCTCGCGGGACTCAGCTTCCGTCTGCGCCCCTCTGCTCTCCGTGGCCTCGTCTCCGCTGAGATGGAGGGCCGCATCCTTCATGGCAGCGATCTCCCCGTGCCTTCCAGCGGCCTCCTTGCTTGGGCCTTCGGCATGCTTCCCTGGAAGGACTTTCGTGCCGCGAGCGCCATTCCAAATCCCCTCGAACGCGACGCCCGCCTCAAGCAGATGCTCGGCTTCGGGGAAGAGAGCTTCCTCCGCGCCGCCGGAGTGCTGCGTGTCGCCTGA